Proteins encoded within one genomic window of Terriglobales bacterium:
- a CDS encoding Rieske 2Fe-2S domain-containing protein, whose translation MSIPVDSLHIEPDISRAWSLPSRFYTDPSVFAAEKELILARTWQVVGHRHQPTNPGDFFTTELQGEPLLLVRGASGELRGFYNVCRHRAGPPAEGCGSRKLFRCGYHGW comes from the coding sequence ATGAGCATCCCCGTCGACAGCCTTCACATCGAGCCCGACATTTCCCGAGCCTGGTCTCTCCCGTCACGCTTTTATACCGACCCGAGTGTCTTTGCGGCTGAGAAGGAACTTATCCTTGCTCGCACTTGGCAAGTAGTAGGTCACCGCCATCAACCCACAAACCCTGGTGACTTCTTTACTACGGAACTTCAAGGTGAGCCGTTGCTGTTAGTGCGCGGTGCCAGTGGTGAGCTGCGCGGTTTCTACAACGTCTGCCGGCATCGCGCCGGCCCGCCCGCAGAAGGCTGCGGCTCGCGCAAACTGTTTCGCTGCGGATATCACGGGTGG
- a CDS encoding prepilin-type N-terminal cleavage/methylation domain-containing protein, whose protein sequence is MRKQKGFSLIELLIVVAIILIIAAIAIPNLLRARIAANESSAVSSLRTLNTAQVTYSTGFPTVGFAPTIPTLGPGGPNTVCPAGGPVVGNACLIDSALSNATAIATAKSGYYYNMGVTAAAGVNLQYAIGGAAAAFNVTGVRGFCTQEDNVIRFVTPLNGIPLTTNAACQAYTLLN, encoded by the coding sequence ATGCGTAAACAAAAGGGCTTTTCACTGATTGAGTTGTTGATCGTGGTCGCGATCATTTTGATCATCGCCGCGATTGCCATTCCAAACCTGCTGCGCGCGCGTATCGCAGCTAACGAGTCGTCTGCGGTCAGCTCACTGCGAACCTTAAACACAGCCCAAGTCACGTATTCAACGGGCTTTCCCACTGTGGGCTTTGCTCCTACCATCCCGACCCTGGGACCTGGTGGACCGAACACGGTGTGTCCTGCTGGTGGCCCGGTTGTCGGTAATGCCTGCTTGATTGACAGCGCTCTGTCCAACGCCACGGCCATAGCAACTGCGAAGAGCGGCTACTACTACAACATGGGCGTGACTGCGGCTGCCGGTGTGAACTTGCAGTACGCAATAGGAGGCGCTGCGGCGGCGTTCAACGTGACCGGAGTACGCGGCTTCTGCACGCAGGAAGACAACGTAATCAGGTTCGTGACGCCTCTGAATGGTATTCCACTCACCACCAACGCGGCGTGCCAAGCCTATACCCTGTTGAACTAG